A genomic region of Raphanus sativus cultivar WK10039 chromosome 6, ASM80110v3, whole genome shotgun sequence contains the following coding sequences:
- the LOC108811811 gene encoding NAC domain-containing protein 102, whose product MKAELNLPAGFRFHPTDEELVKFYLCRRCASEPISVPVIAEIDLYKFNPWELPDMALYGEKEWYFFSHRDRKYPNGSRPNRAAGTGYWKATGADKPIGKPKKLGIKKALVFYAGKAPKGVKTNWIMHEYRLANVDRSASSKKKNNLRLDDWVLCRIYNKKGTMEKYYPADEKETAMMMTTTTTTSDSKCSSHVISPDVTCSSEVQSESKWVDDLVEGVAFDASVFGSLLQNDAFVPQFPYQSDFAAMFEDPPEQKPFLNWSFAPQG is encoded by the exons atgaaggcGGAGCTAAATTTACCGGCGGGATTCCGATTTCACCCGACGGACGAAGAGCTAGTCAAGTTCTATCTCTGCCGGAGATGCGCGTCGGAGCCGATCAGCGTTCCGGTGATCGCGGAGATCGATCTGTACAAGTTCAATCCATGGGAGCTTCCAG ACATGGCTTTGTACGGAGAGAAAGAATGGTACTTCTTCTCACACCGAGACCGAAAATACCCAAACGGTTCACGTCCGAACCGGGCAGCGGGAACCGGTTATTGGAAAGCGACGGGAGCTGATAAACCAATCGGTAAACCGAAGAAGTTAGGGATCAAGAAAGCGCTCGTCTTCTACGCGGGGAAAGCTCCTAAAGGTGTGAAGACGAATTGGATCATGCACGAGTATCGTCTCGCTAATGTCGACCGCTCTGCTTCTTCCAAAAAGAAGAACAACTTAAGA CTTGATGATTGGGTGTTATGTCGGATTTACAATAAGAAAGGAACGATGGAGAAGTATTATCCGGCGGATGAGAAAGAGACGGCGATGATGATGACTACTACTACGACCACGTCGGATTCGAAATGCTCAAGTCACGTGATTTCACCGGACGTCACGTGTTCATCCGAGGTTCAAAGCGAGTCCAAGTGGGTTGATGATCTTGTTGAGGGCGTAGCGTTTGACGCGTCCGTGTTCGGCTCCTTGCTGCAAAATGACGCTTTTGTCCCTCAGTTTCCGTATCAGTCCGACTTCGCCGCTATGTTCGAGGATCCGCCGGAGCAGAAACCATTCTTGAACTGGAGTTTTGCTCCTCAGGGGTAA
- the LOC108811808 gene encoding uncharacterized protein LOC108811808, which yields MGKENQLETGVNDHDCPPIKNEELAAVARYSTDSDSGLPTCRVCHSAESDKRGDTALGFLGITPTVLLPEALKTETVDDDDDVSKATEAAEQKSSIVNDIEMGMVQHQDPLIELGCSCKNELALVHYACALKWFLNHGSTVCEICGIAAENIKTADFNKVVIALRDYTALHTDSTVDTDEAAGIRRQRLSEISSWFGPHALNNNNNNSSSSAAASQAMPEQPLGAVNFGVLPMENRATKWAVEGTGILLATGLLTVTLVWIIAPRVGKETARSGLHILLGGLCALIIVIFFRFVVLTRIRYGPARYWAILFIFWFLVFGIWASRSSSHNNS from the exons ATGGGTAAAGAGAATCAGTTGGAGACAGGAGTCAATGATCACGATTGTCCACCGATCAAGAACGAGGAACTAGCAGCTGTGGCGCGTTACAGTACAGACAGTGACTCCGGGTTACCGACTTGTCGTGTATGCCATTCTGCAGAATCCGACAAACGAGGAGATACTGCCTTAGGGTTCTTGGGGATCACTCCTACCGTTCTTCTTCCAGAAGCTCTTAAAACCGAAAcagttgatgatgatgatgatgtcaGCAAAGCTACAGAGGCTGCTGAGCAGAAGAGTTCCATCGTCAATGATATCGAAATGGGAATGGTGCAGCACCAGGATCCATTGATTGAGCTTGGATGTTCTTGCAAGAACGAGCTTGCTTTGGTACACTACGCTTGCGCGCTCAAATGGTTTCTCAACCACGGATCAACCGTGTGTGAAATCTGTGGGATAGCTGCTGAGAATATAAAAACCGCTGACTTCAACAAAGTGGTCATTGCCTTGAGAGATTACACGGCGCTGCATACAGATTCAACTGTAGATACAGATGAAGCTGCTGGCATTAGAAGGCAAAGGCTAAGTGAGATATCTTCATGGTTTGGCCCCCATGCCCttaataacaacaacaacaacagtagTAGCTCTGCTGCAGCTTCTCAGGCTATGCCTGAACAACCTTTAGGTGCTGTGAACTTTGGTGTCTTGCCTATGGAGAACCGTGCAACTAAATGGGCTGTGGAAGGTACAGGGATTCTTCTTGCTACCGGTTTGCTCACTGTTACTTTGGTCTGGATCATTGCTCCTCGTGTTGGAAAG GAGACTGCTAGGAGTGGACTTCATATCCTTCTTGGTGGTCTATGTGCTTTAATAATAGTCATCTTCTTCAGATtt GTTGTGCTCACTAGGATCAGGTATGGTCCTGCACGCTACTGGGCAATCTTGTTCATCTTCTGGTTTCTTGTGTTTGGTATTTGGGCTTCTCGTTCCAGTTCTCACAATAACTCTTGA
- the LOC108813052 gene encoding diacylglycerol kinase 2, producing the protein MMEVGFSLIHWLISSGADSPFVFGWLVTGSFGLLAVVYTFLKWQNKTSLNWVKAAAREKKKVWKRLRVPLSHHQWTDDYGCCGPQPSTCCVCLYSLVPGQNVSNKAALSIPVHRCSVCGVAAHFYCSGSAAKDCKCVAQAGSDHVRHHWSERWVNVDDNADMSAFCFYCDEPCGIPFIEASPMWHCLWCQRLVHVKCHMIMSKESGDDCDLGSLRRVILSPVNVKVGEENGVDGVLSTITNELASIRGQVRRKRHRGKNGNVQIISGKLLEDSANSPVKSVVNGLVVKKLRRDRSIDCLKKVSDMPSGKGMQNGMGVPKRSKNAPLNFLKKYSLVDLPPDARPLLVFINAKSGGQLGPFLHRRLNMLLNPVQVFELGSCQGPDAGLDLFSKVKYFRVLVCGGDGTVAWVLDAIEKRNFESPPPVAILPLGTGNDLSRVLQWGRGVSVVDGQGSLRTFLQDIDHAAVTMLDRWSVRILEEKTENFPAKEGHKFMMNYLGIGCDAKVAYEFHMMRQVNPEKFSSQFVNKLRYAKEGARDIMDRACADLPWQVWLEVDGKDIEIPKDSEGLIVLNIGSYMGGVDLWQNDYEHDDNYSIQSMHDKTLEVVCVRGAWHLGKLQVGLSQARRLAQGNVVRIHVSSPFPVQIDGEPFIQQPGSLEITHHGQVFMLRRASDEPRGHAAAIMNEVLLDAECKGVINAAQKKELLQQMALNLS; encoded by the exons ATGATGGAAGTGGGGTTCTCTCTTATTCACTGGTTGATCAGTTCGGGTGCTGATAGTCCGTTTGTTTTCGGATGGCTTGTAACTGGATCATTCGGTCTTCTGGCTGTTGTCTACACGTTTCTCAAATGGCAGAACAAAACTTCTTTGAATTGGGTTAAAGCTGCTGCTAGAGAGAAGAAAAAGGTGTGGAAAAGGCTGAGAGTTCCACTTTCTCATCATCAGTGGACTGACGATTACGGTTGTTGTGGGCCGCAGCCATCCACATGCTGCGTTTGTTTGTATTCTCTTGTTCCAGGCCAGAATGTTTCTAACAAGGCAGCTCTGAGTATCCCTGTTCACAGATGTTCTGTGTGTGGTGTAGCAGCTCACTTTTACTGCTCGGGCTCCGCGGCGAAAGACTGCAAATGCGTTGCGCAGGCCGGATCTGACCATGTCCGGCATCACTGGTCTGAGAGATGGGTTAACGTGGATGATAATGCAGACATGTCTGCGTTTTGCTTCTATTGCGATGAGCCGTGCGGGATTCCTTTcattgaagcttctccaatGTGGCACTGTCTCTGGTGCCAGCGTCTCGTACATGTCAAGTGTCATATGATTATGTCCAAGGAATCTGGTGATGATTGTGATCTTGGCTCTCTCAGAAGGGTAATCCTCTCTCCAGTTAATGTAAAAGTCGGTGAAGAAAATGGTGTGGATGGAGTACTGAGTACTATTACAAACGAGTTAGCGTCTATACGAGGGCAGGTGAGGAGAAAGCGCCATAGGGGTAAAAATGGGAATGTCCAGATTATTAGCGGTAAGCTTTTGGAGGATTCAGCCAACAGTCCTGTGAAAAGCGTAGTTAATGGGCTTGTAGTGAAGAAACTACGCAGGGACAGGAGCATTGATTGCTTAAAGAAGGTCTCGGACATGCCTAGTGGCAAGGGAATGCAAAATGGTATGGGGGTACCCAAACGAAGTAAAAATGCTCCTTTAAATTTTCTGAAGAAGTATAGCTTGGTTGATTTGCCCCCGGATGCAAGACCGCTTTTGGTCTTTATTAATGCCAAGAGCGGAGGTCAACTCGGCCCCTTTCTTCATAGGAGACTTAATATGCTATTAAATCCAGTACAG GTTTTTGAACTTGGCTCTTGTCAAGGGCCAGATGCTGGTCTAGACCTATTTAGCAAAGTGAAGTACTTTAGAGTTTTGGTCTGTGGGGGAGATGGAACAGTAGCGTGGGTGCTTGATGCCATTGAGAAGCGCAATTTCGAATCCCCTCCACCTGTCGCTATTCTCCCGTTAGGCACAGGAAATGATTTATCTAGAGTGTTGCAGTGGGGAAGAGGTGTTTCAGTAGTTGACGGACAAGGAAGTCTAAGAACGTTTTTGCAAGACATTGATCATGCTGCAGTTACAATGTTGGATCGCTGGAGTGTAAGGATTTTAgaagagaaaacagaaaattttCCAGCAAAAGAAGGCCATAAGTTTATGATGAATTACCTAG GTATTGGCTGCGATGCGAAAGTTGCCTATGAATTTCACATGATGCGGCAAGTAAATCCAGAAAAGTTTAGCAGTCAG TTTGTAAATAAATTACGATATGCTAAAGAAGGTGCGAGGGATATCATGGATCGAGCATGTGCCGATTTACCATGGCAAGTTTGGCTTGAAGTTGATGGAAAAGACATTGAGATTCCCAAG GATTCAGAGGGTCTTATAGTACTTAACATTGGAAGCTATATGGGGGGAGTAGATCTTTGGCAAAATGATTATGAACATGATGACAATTATAGCATTCAGTCTATGCACGACAAGACTCTCGAGGTCGTATGTGTCCGTGGAGCGTGGCACCTTGGGAAACTACAG GTCGGTCTTTCGCAGGCTAGGAGGTTAGCACAGGGGAACGTAGTAAGAATACATGTCTCTAGTCCTTTCCCTGTTCAAATAGATGGAGAACCGTTTATTCAACAACCTGGTAGCTTGGAGATAACTCACCATGGGCAG GTGTTTATGTTAAGAAGAGCATCAGATGAACCTAGAGGCCATGCGGCAGCCATAATGAACGAAGTGTTACTGGATGCAGAATGCAAAGGAGTCATAAACGCAGCTCAAAAGAAAGAACTTCTTCAACAAATGGCTCTCAATCTCtcctag
- the LOC130496840 gene encoding probable E3 ubiquitin-protein ligase ARI13 — MEHDLQRDYSVLTKDDLKEKMNKQIDDLSEIFLLSKADATVLLTKLQWDSQHVSERLSENKEKFLMGLGFSPAVTESNYGDAFFSVQKNLARLTLEAKDMYEEYVLRSYLEENKCSVIKQCPSPGCSYFIEFHRDTDVEEYGLNVVCLCGHTFCGRCSLESHRPVTCNIASDWLRDLEKLSELSRKSLTLSWIESNTKRCPHCQTSIEISTHSRAFRFVGCLYCSGRFCWECMQPAESHRTQGAYADCVVPYLPPLVNGPAALVTCVERWEASEIALVEAKSELESLDESQFSSQEYIRIIREGLMLIVQCRQFLKWSCAYDHIHNEYQASKREYLRFLQDCANTLVQSYSETLKEEAVKAFSATTYEETVISRGKVCNATSNIGNYFFHFTKTLQGGIDDVKVKSYDNFGGPYWLCDRCTCGNTWLDMTCKMCCAKATPVEKKLRDLSLD, encoded by the exons ATGGAGCACGATCTACAGAGGGATTACTCTGTTCTCACTAAAGATGatctcaaggagaagatgaacaaACAAATCGATGATCTCTCTGAGATCTTCCTGCTCTCGAAAGCTGATGCAACCGTACTCCTCACGAAACTCCAGTGGGACTCGCAGCACGTCTCAGAGCGTCTGAGCGAAAACAAGGAGAAATTTTTGATGGGATTAGGGTTTTCGCCAGCTGTGACCGAGTCAAACTATGGTGATGCCTTCTTCTCCGTGCAGAAAAACCTAGCTAGGTTAACGTTGGAGGCAAAAGACATGTACGAGGAGTACGTTCTCAGGTCTTACCTAGAAGAAAACAAGTGTTCGGTGATCAAACAGTGTCCTTCTCCGGGTTGCAGTTACTTCATCGAGTTTCACCGAGACACTGACGTTGAAGAGTATGGTCTAAACGTCGTGTGTCTCTGTGGTCATACCTTCTGTGGGAGATGCAGCCTTGAGTCACACAGGCCTGTGACCTGCAACATCGCTTCTGATTGGTTGAGAGACTTAGAGAAGTTATCAGAGCTGTCACGAAAGTCACTGACGCTTTCTTGGATCGAAAGCAACACCAAGCGTTGCCCTCATTGCCAAACTTCTATAGAGATTAGTACTCATTCACGAGCTTTTCGGTTTGTGGGTTGTCTCTACTGCAG TGGTCGTTTCTGTTGGGAGTGTATGCAGCCAGCGGAGTCCCATAGAACGCAAGGAGCCTATGCAGACTGTGTTGTACCCTATCTACCACCACTCGTTAACGGACCAGCAGCGCTTGTTACGTGTGTGGAACGATGGGAGGCGAGTGAGATTGCACTGGTGGAAGCCAAGTCGGAGCTAGAATCTTTAGATGAATCCCAATTCAGTAGCCAAGAGTACATTAGGATCATTAGAGAAGGCTTGATGCTGATTGTTCAGTGCAGACAGTTCCTTAAATGGAGCTGTGCGTACGACCACATCCACAACGAGTACCAGGCTTCCAAGAGGGAGTACTTGCGTTTCCTGCAAGACTGTGCGAACACGCTCGTGCAGAGCTACTCGGAGACTTTGAAGGAGGAGGCAGTGAAAGCCTTCTCTGCGACTACTTATGAAGAAACCGTTATCTCCAGGGGTAAAGTTTGCAACGCGACGAGCAACATTGGTAACTACTTCTTTCACTTCACCAAGACGTTGCAAGGTGGTATAGATGACGTGAAGGTGAAGTCTTATGACAACTTCGGTGGTCCTTACTGGCTGTGTGATCGCTGCACCTGTGGGAACACTTGGCTTGATATGACGTGTAAGATGTGCTGTGCTAAAGCCACTCCTGTTGAGAAGAAGCTGAGAGATTTATCTCTTGACTAA
- the LOC108806320 gene encoding transcription elongation factor SPT4 homolog 2: MGSAPAQIPTSFGHELRACLRCRLVKTYDQFRDAGCENCPFFKMEEDHERIVEVTTPNFNGIISVMDPSRSWAARWLRIGKFAPGCYTLAVSEPLTEEMQHICQEERVQYVPPKRM; this comes from the exons ATGGGAAGCGCACCAGCACAGATTCCGACTAGCTTCGGCCATGAGCTTAGGGCTTGTCTTCGCTGCCGACTCGTCAAGACCTATGACCAG TTCAGGGACGCAGGGTGCGAGAATTGTCCGTTCTTCAAGATGGAAGAGGATCACGAGCGTATCGTCGAAGTCACTACTCCTAATTTCAATGG cATAATATCTGTGATGGATCCAAGTAGAAGCTGGGCGGCTAGGTGGTTAAGAATCG GGAAGTTTGCTCCTGGTTGCTACACTCTCGCTGTCTCCGAGCCACTCACAGAGGAAATGCAg CACATATGCCAAGAAGAGCGTGTACAATACGTTCCTCCGAAACGCATGTAA
- the LOC108806319 gene encoding LOW QUALITY PROTEIN: WD repeat-containing protein 26 homolog (The sequence of the model RefSeq protein was modified relative to this genomic sequence to represent the inferred CDS: inserted 2 bases in 1 codon): protein MDKDPPSGRDLKDCTLSPNGLVKASEFIRLIIDALTSLGFNAIATDLENQSRIPLHSPATKQFLELVKNREWDKSIDALKQLQLPDETPVRLLLLEQKYLEFLKNQNVPEALKTIRKRXTTLGLETRLLHKLAFKMLKPDDSVEEEDKEIVMKKKLQELLPLGVIVPERRLECLLENDLHRQKMNCDFHNVPDSEFSLFSYHHCHDQKIPSQTLQVLSEHTDEVWFLRFSHDGKCLASSSKDKTAILWEMDADGKFTQKHKLVGHEKPVVAVLWSPDDQQVITCGENEVIKRWDAGSGQCVQTYVRVGLGSVSCGWFHDGSGIIGAMSDRRIYLWSLDGAEIEHEQEQRAQKMSDVAMTSDGKRIVSVGKKQHEISLFSRETRAERVIQLDEKEMITSFSLSRDSRLLLIDLASQKIQLWCIAGELPFRVEKFDGHKRSRFVIRSCFGGYDENFIASGSEDSQVYIWHIVKGLRPCRVLGGHSGVVNCVSWNPGDIHMLASGSDDRTIRIWGLAKK from the exons ATGGATAAAGATCCACCTTCAGGAAGAGACCTAAAGGATTGTACTTTAAGTCCCAACGGTCTCGTCAAAGCATCTGAGTTCATCAGGCTAATCATCGACGCACTCACCTCCCTTGGATTCAACGCCATCGCTACCGATCTAGAGAACCAGTCTCGCATTCCTCTCCACAGTCCTGCAACCAAGCAGTTTCTCGAGCTAGTAAAGAACCGAGAATGGGACAAAAGCATCGACGCACTGAAGCAGCTTCAACTCCCTGACGAAACCCCCGTGAGGTTACTCCTACTAGAGCAAAAGTACCTCGAGTTTCTCAAGAACCAAAACGTCCCTGAAGCTCTCAAGACCATACGGAAGAG TACAACCCTCGGTCTTGAAACACGTCTCCTTCACAAGCTCGCATTCAAAATGCTCAAGCCGGATGATtctgttgaagaagaagataaggagattgtgatgaagaagaaacttCAAGAGCTTCTTCCTCTTGGAGTTATAGTCCCAGAGAGGAGGTTGGAGTGTCTCTTAGAGAATGACCTTCATCGTCAGAAGATGAACTGTGATTTCCATAACGTTCCAGATAGTGAATTCTCCCTATTCTCTTATCATCACTGTCATGATCAGAAAATCCCTTCACAGACTCTCCAg gTATTGAGTGAACATACAGATGAAGTCTGGTTTTTGAGATTCTCACATGATGGCAAATGCTTAGCTTCTTCTTCTAAAGATAAAACAGCTATTCTCTGGGAG ATGGATGCAGATGGGAAGTTTACTCAGAAGCATAAACTTGTGGGACACGAAAAGCCAGTTGTAGCGGTTTTATGGAGTCCTGATGATCAGCAAGTGATTACATGTGGAGAAAACGAAGTCATCAAGCGCTGGGATGCTGGTTCAGGACAATGTGTTCAAACCTATGTAAGAGTTGGTCTTGGTTCCGTGTCTTGCGGTTGGTTTCATGACGGTTCAGGTATCATCGGTGCAATGTCAGACAGAAGGATCTACCTGTGGAGTTTAGATGGAGCCGAGATAGAGCACGAGCAAGAACAACGTGCGCAAAAGATGTCTGATGTAGCCATGACGAGTGATGGGAAGCGGATAGTAAGCGTGGGGAAGAAGCAGCATGAGATCTCGTTGTTCAGTAGAGAGACCAGAGCTGAGAGAGTGATTCAACTAGATGAGAAAGAGATGATTACATCGTTCTCGCTTTCTAGAGACAGTAGGCTTCTTCTAATAGATCTCGCTTCACAGAAGATCCAGCTCTGGTGCATTGCAGGCGAACTACCGTTTAGGGTTGAGAAGTTCGACGGACACAAGCGTAGTAGGTTCGTTATCAGGTCTTGCTTTGGTGGGTATGATGAAAATTTCATCGCTAGTGGGAGTGAGGATTCTCAG GTATACATATGGCACATAGTGAAAGGGTTGAGACCTTGTCGTGTGTTGGGAGGACATTCAGGAGTTGTGAACTGTGTGAGCTGGAACCCTGGTGATATTCATATGCTGGCTTCAGGGAGTGATGATAGAACCATCCGGATTTGGGGACTTGCCAAGAAGTAG
- the LOC108806322 gene encoding WD repeat-containing protein 26 homolog, with translation MMDDAMGDQEPPSRDLKDDTLSPNGLVKTSEFIRLIIDALNSLGFNAIATDLEKQSGVPLLSPETKQFLELVKNREWDKSIDALKELQLGDEEKEKAVRLLLLEEKVFELMFNGQNDDAEKTVRDEMLPLGAKRSCLIRIWRRLIKPGSVKDTEVVKKLKELLPVGVLVPERRLECLLENELVRQRMNCDMHSVPDTDLSLFSCHHCDEQNIPSETLQILSEHTDEVWFLAFSNDGKYLASSSKDKTAILWEMDADGKFTQRHKLVGHEKPVVAVLWSIDDQQVITCGENEVIKRWDAGSGQCIGSYGRVGVGSVSCGWLHDGSGIIGAMSDRRIYLWSLDGTEMEHEQEQRAQNLSDVAMTSDGKWIVSVGKEQHEISLFSRETRAERVIQLDEKEMIASFSLSRDDKLLLVDLTSQAIQLWCLVGEQPFNVGEFDGHKRSRFVIRSCFGGYDEYFIASGSEDSQVYIWHIVKGSRPCRVLRGHSGAVNCVSWNPTDVHMLASGSDDRTIRIWGLAKN, from the exons AT GATGGACGATGCTATGGGGGATCAAGAACCACCTTCACGAGACCTAAAGGATGACACTTTATCCCCCAACGGTCTCGTCAAAACGTCTGAGTTCATTAGGCTAATCATCGACGCACTTAACTCCCTTGGATTCAACGCCATCGCTACCGATTTGGAGAAACAATCTGGCGTTCCTCTGCTCAGTCCTGAAACCAAGCAGTTTCTTGAACTAGTAAAGAACCGAGAATGGGACAAAAGCATTGACGCGCTCAAGGAGCTTCAACTGGGAGACGAAGAAAAGGAAAAGGCTGTGAGGTTACTGCTACTAGAGGAAAAGGTCTTTGAGCTGATGTTCAATGGACAAAACGATGATGCGGAGAAGACAGTAAGGGACGAGATGCTGCCTCTTGGTGCTAAAAGAAGTTGCTTGATTAGGATATGGAGAAGACTTATTAAGCCAGGTTCCGTTAAAGATACCGAGGTTGTGAAGAAACTGAAGGAACTGCTTCCTGTTGGAGTTTTAGTCCCGGAGAGGAGGTTGGAGTGTCTTTTGGAGAATGAGCTTGTTCGTCAGCGGATGAACTGTGATATGCATAGCGTTCCAGATACTGATTTGTCCTTGTTCTCTTGTCATCACTGTGATGAACAGAATATCCCTTCAGAGACTCTCCAG ATATTGAGTGAACATACAGATGAAGTCTGGTTCTTGGCGTTCTCAAATGATGGCAAATACTTGGCTTCTTCTTCCAAGGATAAAACAGCTATTCTCTGGGAG ATGGATGCAGATGGGAAGTTTACTCAGAGGCATAAACTTGTGGGACACGAAAAGCCAGTTGTAGCAGTCTTATGGAGTATTGATGATCAGCAAGTGATCACATGTGGAGAAAACGAAGTCATCAAGCGCTGGGATGCTGGTTCAGGACAATGCATTGGTTCTTATGGAAGAGTTGGTGTTGGTTCCGTTTCTTGCGGTTGGCTTCATGACGGTTCAGGTATCATTGGCGCGATGTCAGACAGAAGGATCTACCTGTGGAGCTTAGATGGGACTGAGATGGAGCACGAGCAAGAGCAGCGTGCGCAAAATCTTTCTGATGTGGCCATGACGAGTGATGGGAAGTGGATAGTAAGCGTGGGGAAGGAGCAGCACGAGATCTCGTTGTTTAGTAGAGAGACCAGAGCCGAGAGAGTGATTCAACTGGATGAGAAAGAGATGATTGCATCGTTCTCGCTTTCTAGAGACGATAAGCTTCTTCTAGTAGATCTTACTTCACAGGCGATTCAACTCTGGTGCCTTGTAGGCGAACAACCGTTTAATGTTGGCGAGTTCGATGGACACAAGCGTAGTAGGTTCGTTATCAGGTCTTGCTTTGGTGGGTATGATGAATATTTCATCGCTAGTGGgagtgaagattctcag GTATACATATGGCACATAGTGAAAGGGTCGAGACCTTGTCGTGTGTTGCGAGGACATTCAGGAGCTGTGAACTGTGTGAGTTGGAACCCTACTGATGTTCATATGCTGGCTTCAGGGAGTGACGATAGAACCATCCGGATTTGGGGACTTGCCAAGAACTAG
- the LOC108810974 gene encoding defensin-like protein 6 → MCNIIEEIVGIEGRMCQSRSHHFRRTCLSNHNCANICRGEGFSGGRCRGFRRRCFCTRLC, encoded by the coding sequence atgtgTAATATTATAGAGGAGATTGTTGGGATAGAGGGAAGGATGTGCCAGTCAAGGAGCCATCACTTCAGGCGCACGTGTTTGTCCAACCACAACTGTGCCAACATCTGCCGTGGAGAAGGCTTTTCCGGTGGCCGTTGTCGTGGCTTCCGCCGCCGTTGCTTCTGTACTCGTCTTTGCTAA